The DNA sequence GCtgcggcgcgcggcggggagcggccgtTGGGCGGGGGCGAGTCTCGCGAGAGCGGCGGCGCTGAGGCGGCCGGCCGCTCCCTGCGCGCCGCCctgggcccggcgctgcccgctgccGTCGCCTGGCCTCCCCGGGGGGCTGTTAAGCTTATCGTAGGCTGAAAATAGGTCCCTGCTACCAGCAGAGAGAGGTTTTGTAAGGCTGGGGTGGCCTGCGGGggtaaggggtggggggggggtgggctcTGTCTGCGGGGAAGGGAAGGCGGGAGGGAGAGGTGGGCGAGGGTGCCCTGCTTCTggcggggagcggggagagcggagcagcaggggGCAGCAGGCCAGCCTGCCTGCCCCTGAGAAAAATCAGTATATACGTGGCCTCTGCTGCAGGCTGCGTCCTGAAAAAGGGAGAATACCGGTACCTGTCTCTGTCCTTAGTTCCACGACATGACAGAGTGAATGCTAGggggttttgggttttgtttgtttttttcccttgcagcaaATCTGTTCTAAATAACGTGTTTCGCCATCGTAATTCCTTTTCCTTCTACCCTGTGAGAGTGATAGTATGTGAAACTCTTCTGGGTTGAAAAATCTCTGGTTGTGATTTCCCATGGGAAAGCGAAGTGCATTTTGAGTACTCTCTTTGCTTGATCCACTGGGAAGCCTGCCTTGTTCTGGAGGCCAGATTACAGCTGAAAACTGGGATTGTGTTACCTCCTGCCTGGATGCAGGCACGGGCTAACCAGGGGAACGGGCTAACCAGGGTGTTTATATTGACAGGAGCAGCCATTCCATTCATGTTACACAGTAACACAGAGGTGGTGGTTTTAACTTCCAGCATGTGAATTCAGTTTGCGTTGGTTACTGTTTTATTCCCAAACTACAGGTCAGCATTTCTGCCCAAGAGATGTTAGTTATTTGAGTCACATGGTGACAACTCAGCACTTTCGAGCAGTGTGTGTAAGACACCATGAAAAGGTTAACAGCATGAGGAGAAATTGGTGCGTTAGGATGAAGGGTACAAATGTCATACTACCTCATTAGATCAGCTGTAATCCAGTATTAATTTCTGAAGCGATTGATGCTATAATTAGCCAGTCACAAAACCAAAGCGCTGCTAGCTGGTTAAGTCCCCTACAATTCAgcgttgttctttttttttctttctgttaatgtTTCCAAGGTTTAGCTGATATCTAAAGCACAGGAAAATGGGGGAGTTGATATTTCCATTTGTCCCTGACTTTTAATTCATGGACACTGGGGCTTCAAAAATGCAGATAAATCTGGCTAAGAACAAACACCTGTCAGTGAGGAATAGACTTCAGTTGGTTCAGTCTGGAACTGGCCCATggttttgcagaaaagaaatctgtagTATTTCTTAATAAAGGTTTTCAGGTCTGTAAGTCTCTCCAGTTGCCCTTATTACTGGaagctgctctctctttttttttttttttcgattgCAAGTTGTTTATAACAAAACTAAATCAataataatttcacttttttttttttaacttggccCCCCTTGTTCATGAATGAAAAGTGGAATGTTTGCCCAAGGTGTTATTGAATATTTGTGTGCAGTGAGGCACcttgccttcttttcttctccctctactAGGACGTAACAGTTTCATCCTCTTCTTATTATGGCAGGGTAACATAGGCAAGATGAtaaaagattttctgaaaacagtACAGCTACTTCTAGTGGAAGACCTTCTGAAATGTTAGGAAAGGGAATTAGGAAAAGTAGGTGCAGTCCACTTTGTTTCCTCCAAAATCAGACTgcctgaggaaaggctgggaagaATTGCATCACCCCAAAGAATCATGTGGGGCAGGTCTGCATAACATTTTTGACCTGAATTAAAGCTTTGGAATAGTCTAGAAAACAATGGAAGAAAGGATTCTAAACTCCTACAGGAATGAACAGCCAAGAAGGAACATTTGTGGCTGATACTGCCCTCCCCTGTAAAAGCTGGAGGATATAGAAGTTGGCAGGCAGCCATGGACTAAAAAACAGTAATGGCAGATGGATCACCTTGGCTGTGTAATAGTTATCTTGTCCTTGCTTACAGCGATAGCCTTACAGTGCAAGAATAAAATGTTCTCTATGTCTGTTGATTCAGTAGACACTTAAGCTTATGTCCTCCATTTGATTAGGCCTAGGAGTGCATTTTCTTTTACATCCCCAAATTTCTCATTCCCAAGAAGTTCTCATGAAAATGTGACTTCTTCTTTTGTCAGTTATGTAAAGGCTAGCAGGTACAcccatgcaaaatattttattaaagaagcCCGATTTGAAGGTGCTGAAAACGTCCAAGGCCTGAAAGCGCAGGCTGGAGGTAGGATCGgcggaagagagagagagagagagacgtaaCTGTGGCGTGTGAGTTTGGCAGCGCTGCAGTGCCGTTTCGGTGCAGTCCTGCTGGGGAACAGGTTAGTACAGCAGTGCAGCCTTGGTTGAAGAGTGAAAAAAGTACTTACAGATAAAAGTAGGTAGTGCAAGTAGTAAGTGGGATATGCACTACCGCTGTTCCTCTGTGTCTCCTGGCCCCAGTGCACCCCCGTGGATCACCATGTCTCCTAATGCACAAAAACCTCATGAAATTATCTGCCCTGAAAAGGGATCCTATGTAAGTTGTCTCTCTAGAGGACGTaattaaaagaaattctgaagtGTTAGGCCTAAACATTTACCTGTTGAGAGTTGCTTCATACTGCATCTTTTTCTCATTGAAAGGCTATTTGGTTTCCATAAGGTAAGTAGGTGGTAAACGTTAAATACTTTCCCATCTCCAGCAGCCCGCTATGTGACTACTCCAAAATACCTATGTTATCATGGAGGATAAAGGAACACTTGCTTCTCAGTAAGTTTGGATGTCATTGCACAATAACTTGCCTTTTAAGATTCCTGTAGTGTGATAATCTTACATTTCAAACATAAAGTACAGTACCTCACTGGGATTATTACTGTAAAACTGCCGTAGGgcagttttgcatttatttagaCTCTTCCTGTTGGCATGCATTCTAATTCAGTAAGAATTTAACTACTTGAACGCTGCAAGTTTTGTCCAGTTTGCCTACAGCTCCGGAATAGGTGGtagccagctggaaagcagcacgCTACAAAACCAGAGGTGGAAGGGGGCAAAAGACATTACAGCCAAGATCATCCAGTGTTAACTCCTCTTCTGAGGGAGCTGCTAGGTGGTAAGTGACATCTCTGTATGTAAAAGTGGTTCCAGCTCACCTGTATGCTGACATTTATCTGAGGGAGGTACCCTGAACCACCATGTCAGAAAATACATCATTTTACAGAGCGTGTCAAAGCTTAAGTCCTCCACACTGCAAATACTGAAGCTAAAAAAAACCTCTGTCATTACAGTCCTTattgttttcttcagaagaaaacagtaagaCTTACGGTTTATCTAGTAATGTTGATTTCATAACAGCTTGAACATGAGAGCACTACCCTTTAAATACTACTACTAAAGTTTCAATAGCACCACTCTCATACTGATTTATTTCAGGTAAGAAAGACTACATCAAACCCTTTTACTTAAGGTAGTAGTATCGTCCCAGACTGCACTAGATCAGATAGACGCGTACTAACTATGAGGGTACCTTTAGGAACATCCTGTGTAAAGTACATATTTCACAGTCACACTTGAACAACCCTGAAGCATTTTCCAAGGCAAGATAGGGGTCACAGGGTGGCTAAAAAATTTGCAAAGTTGACTGCTTTAGCATTACTTGAGTAAAAATTAAGTTAGGCCCATACAATGTTTCACCAATTCAGAATGCTACATTTAAGGATAAAGTATAATTACTTTGCCAAATACTGTAGGTGAAGAAAGATCAGCCCTCTACTAAGTCACAAAAAAGCTGGAAAGATCTGGCCTGGGGTAAAGCAAGTTTGTTTATTACTACATTAAGGTCTGCAAAAGCTCCAGTTCTGCCTGATTAATGTCTACTGTAAGTTATTTGTTACCTATTAGCAAACTTTAGTAAGAGACATGTAAGAGAAGCATTACAACTCTACTTTGTATCTGTAAACATCCAGTTTACAGATCTAGCAAACAGTATAATAAACTGTTTTAGCACCAGTTATTAGTATCGAGCTTCATGCCAACTGCTGAATGGCAGGCTGGTTGTGGTAGGGTGTGCACAGTAGCAGTTACACTATCTCGGTGGTTTGTGTACATTAATCTTCCAGTGTACCAAGCAGCTTGTAATCAACTTATAGCTACTGCAAAAAGTGAAGGACACAAATTGAAGGCATCTGTCACTTAAGATTTAAACTGATCTCCCACTTACTGAACATGTAATACTACAGCTGAACTGTGTTTTCCAGAGAGATTAATTGAAGGCACCACACAGTTGAGGCTCAGTTTCACTGAGCAGTAGCAGAAACCGAGACAGAAGCAGAAGAGTTTTAGAAGTTTATTGTACAGGCCTTTACAATCTCAGTACAAGAGATAAGAATATAAAAATGATGTTGCCTGGAATAATTAAGGCTGGTTGGTGGTCATCTGAATTTCACTGTTCAGTGGAACTCAAACAAGAGCAACTGATTTTTTACTGTACATACTTTTATTTGTTCCATCATTACAGTGGGATCACAAGTTGTTTCAGAGACTCAATGCCTGTTTATTACAAAATAACGGACATTATTTACATGATGAACAGAAAGATTTCAGCATTTGAGTGGAATGGATGACTGATACTGCAACAAGAAGTTTAGTCCAGGTATTTTCCAAGAATGTCACCATCTCTAAACAAGTAGTAGTCctgcaaagaaagaaacacaTTAGTAGCTATCCTATCGATTATTTTGCAGGTACTGCATGTTTCTAAAGTAAGGGCTGCCCATAGTCCTCAAGTACAAAGCTAGAAGTGAGCTAACCAAAACTTGCTCGGCCTGTTGACCTTTAggaaagatttttcctttttaagatacTCTTTGGGAAGATACCAGATTACTGGTTTTAGGGGCAAGAACAGCAAAACAGTTAAAAGGCAATTCTGTAAACTTTTCTTGTCAAAAATAAGGATACTCCCAGTAACTTCAAAGCCCTTTAGTTTTCTTTAACTGCATGGTTGGCATACAGAGCCACTTCTTCCACCCATCAAAGATCAGGCCAGACATTTCTTTAAGCAGGAATGGAAATAGCAAGTAGTAGAGATACCAGAAGCTAGCTTGATTCAGCTGCTCCCACTTGAATACCAACAGTTGCATTTTTTGAATGCTGCGAACCCCATGAAAAAATTGCAGTGTTTATCACTGACAGTGCCACCTTTTGGGAACCAGCTTAGTTTCCATTCACAAAGTCAGGAAACCTACCTTATCATCTAGTACAATCTTAGTACCACCGTATTCTGGCAGCAAGACCTTTTCACCAACTTTTACACTTACTGGCTGAATCTCaccattctgaaagaaaagaagaaaaactttttttttttaaaaaacaggtaaACAGGTTGATTTAATGGCAAGAATTCCTTCAAACCATAGTGATCCTCCCCCACATAAAACACTCAAGCAATCACAGTAACTACATTTTAGTTACGCAGTGAAAACTAGAATGCGCAAGTTACCTAGGAATAAAAGCACCCCAGTCAATTCTCAAGCATCAGAACCCTGCAATATTTCAACAGCAGAACTGCAGTGGATTTTCCTGAATGCAAAGTACTTCCGTTAGTTTGAGTGTAAACGCAAACTGAACTCTTCACTTGGCATTTTGAGGATGACTTCGCTTTAAGAAGTCTGAAAAGTTAAGTGACAGACCATGAAATCCCCCTCTAAAGCAATCAGGAAAGTCCATTTCCCTATTCTGTGACCAAGGCTAATTTCTTGAAGTGACAGTTAAGAGCGCCTTCTCATCTTTGTTACTTTGATTAACTTGTCAGTATTGCTGGCAGATCTATTAAACTCTACCACAGATTTCCAAGCATAAGTCTATACTTATGTTTTCGTATTATAAATTATTAGCTAGTTAGTCAATTATTAGCACCATTTCACAATATAAAGCTTTGAGATATCATGCTTTTTGTCTCAGTATCTATGGAAGGACTCAAGGTAAAGAAAGAGTCTGAGTCAACATGCACAAGTtaaattttaaacacatttcGCACTATTACTACTAAATGGATACTTTctttggtggggaaaaaaacttgAAACGTTGAAGCCCACAGGCCGATTAAGACTATGAAACGAAGTCAAGACTGTCACTATCCTTTTTATGATCCTAGACCTGTTTTTTTAACACGTAAAATTCAAGAAAACTGACCTAACAGTTATTTTTGATTCCCAATTTTCTTTTTGTCCAGTAAGCCTAACTGATGCTTACGGGCAACGATATTTTGCACCGCGTTAAGACACAGAATACCACATTCTGGGATTCCACCCTGCTCACAAATTACAGGAATTCAGGCATGCGATCAGCAGCAGTTGAAGAAATAAAGCTGCCAATCCCATACGTTTCACCTGAAAGGTGATCAGACAAGGCATCCCAGAAAATCATAGTTTAAgtattcaaaactgaaaaagcctCCCACTGTTTAATGCTGCTTGTAAATATCAataaataacattcatttttGAAAAGCCATTATTTCCCATTTTAGAAGCAAGAGGAAGGCTGGAATTCAAGGTCAGAGCCAATGAGGAAAGGGTGGACACTTGAGTGAAGTTTGAAGTGCAGACTCAAGAGAGGCGGTAGGAATCTCATCATCCTCATTTGTTGTCATGAAGTGTAACCAAATTTATACAGCAACCGATCCCTTTATGTTAAGCTTCCAGCTACCACCACACCATTACCAACTCTACCCAAAGTTGGATCCATTTACCTTTCCTTTGGCTCCCGATCCAACTGCCACTACTGTTGCTTGTAGCACTTTCCCTTGAGCTTTTTCTGGAATCATGATGCCTCCTTTGGTTACAGTCTCAGCTGCACATCGTTCAACCAGAACACGATCAAAGAGGGGAAGAAATTTCCTAAATGCCTTTCCTGCCTGTGAAAGGAATTGTATATTGTAACAGGAAgatcactacaaaaaaaaaatggcaataaaAAAGTTCAAACCCTCACAGTGGTTTATCTTCCAAGAGAAGTCAAGAATTTAAGAAAGATGCTGGGTAGTTGTTCTTAATAGTGGCAAGTATATGCAACCTTTaatggcagcaaaaaaaaaaaagttaaagaaacaaGCAAAG is a window from the Struthio camelus isolate bStrCam1 chromosome 6, bStrCam1.hap1, whole genome shotgun sequence genome containing:
- the HSPE1 gene encoding 10 kDa heat shock protein, mitochondrial; the encoded protein is MAGKAFRKFLPLFDRVLVERCAAETVTKGGIMIPEKAQGKVLQATVVAVGSGAKGKNGEIQPVSVKVGEKVLLPEYGGTKIVLDDKDYYLFRDGDILGKYLD